In Prosthecochloris sp. GSB1, the following proteins share a genomic window:
- the accD gene encoding acetyl-CoA carboxylase, carboxyltransferase subunit beta — MVWFKRAKPSIRTTDKRDIPEGLWRKCDGCGAMLHKKQIEDHLDTCGECGHHFRISPYKYFSLLFDEKKYEEFGDTLRAADPLEFSDTKRYPERVHSAIEKSGKTEACRNATGRIGGHRTVISAMDFGFIGGSMGSVVGEKISMAVDRSMELGAPLIIISQSGGARMMEGAYSLMQMAKTSARLSRLSEKKIPYISLMTDPTMGGTSASYAMLGDINMSEPGALIGFAGPRVIRDTIKRDLPAGFQRAEFLLEHGFLDMIVHRKELKRRISALLNHFAA; from the coding sequence ATGGTCTGGTTCAAGCGGGCAAAGCCCTCGATTCGTACAACGGACAAACGTGACATACCCGAAGGCCTCTGGCGCAAATGCGACGGGTGCGGGGCCATGCTGCACAAGAAGCAGATCGAGGATCATCTCGACACCTGCGGCGAATGCGGCCACCATTTCAGGATTTCTCCGTACAAATACTTTTCCCTCCTTTTCGACGAGAAGAAATACGAGGAATTCGGCGATACGCTCAGGGCGGCCGATCCGCTCGAGTTCTCAGATACGAAGCGATACCCCGAAAGAGTGCATTCCGCGATAGAGAAAAGCGGAAAAACCGAAGCCTGCCGCAACGCGACCGGGCGTATCGGCGGTCACAGAACGGTGATTTCGGCCATGGATTTCGGTTTTATCGGAGGTTCGATGGGTTCGGTCGTCGGTGAAAAGATCTCGATGGCTGTCGACAGGAGCATGGAGCTCGGCGCCCCCTTGATCATTATTTCGCAGTCCGGCGGCGCCCGGATGATGGAAGGCGCCTACAGTCTCATGCAGATGGCCAAAACCTCCGCGCGGCTTTCGCGCCTGAGCGAAAAAAAGATTCCCTACATTTCACTCATGACCGATCCCACGATGGGGGGGACGAGCGCGTCCTATGCCATGCTCGGCGATATCAACATGAGCGAGCCGGGCGCCCTGATCGGCTTCGCCGGCCCCAGGGTCATCAGGGATACGATCAAGAGGGACCTGCCGGCGGGTTTTCAGCGTGCGGAGTTTCTGCTTGAACACGGTTTTCTCGACATGATCGTTCACCGCAAGGAACTGAAGCGGCGCATATCGGCTTTGCTGAATCATTTCGCTGCCTGA
- a CDS encoding patatin-like phospholipase family protein, which translates to MKSPRDLKTTFWSTPLFKRGLLTALILASILLAPGGKGRLLAARIVTIYPDTLETPLKRHAMTPYMRPARKSVGLALSGGGANGMAQIGILKAFEEEGVPVDAIVGTSIGAVVGGLYSAGYNAADLEQIALGLEWKELLSLDNDVPRTNTFLEQQKIRDRATLAIRFEDFKLVIPKSLSSAQKLTRAIDLLTINAPYHPAGPFSTLPVAFKAVTTDLVSGKRITLSEGELSEAMRASSTIPIIFEPIAVDSFKLADGGLVANLAVDELEKASLDYKIGIDTRGSMYTLAKDIDVPWQAADQAMTILIELQYPEQLKKADLVIAPDVGNNPAIDFSRLPELIDAGYRSGKALAAKIRKDISIKPVRRSDIGSFRKSLRVSGTGEAKLRDVNAAGEIVRNARYAEEALRELLETDRFARVYATLDYRSKEAVFFCQTPPVFSKVRLSSPSAAIRREKLDACFAPLGERTYLNSEGTRALENLLKLFREEGYPLVDIERVKVVDGTLIVEMNEGTVSNLTISQDKNMTGRTPVMRELAFDTTKALRLQDVEKSVDNLFGTGAFNRVSIGVTQDSKAEEGKKPLRIKLSEKPSNVLRLGLRYDETYNAQALLDFRNENLNGTANSVGGWTKIGEKNNRATLEFNMPRIGSTNLTFTTKFFYDQRVLDIREPSFSKEFFFSDPEATRTFGIQRYGLNTSFGARIGKNSQLLLDLGLENAQTFEDGDGIFETEDVDISSVAAQFTLDTRNSSFLPTEGRYSSVRYVIVPELLNDKTFWKFHLSHEENIPFRANASGQLSLSLGLGGEGLPFSEMFFIGGAGSPYSQRFIGLKENDRIGPNMAMAGASVRYSPPFDIIFPSSFLLYYNAGNVWNRREEMSFDDLVHGIGAGITWKTPLGPARFTAGKAFTFNEQLADENETSLRFAETVFYFSLGHEF; encoded by the coding sequence ATGAAGTCACCCCGAGATCTCAAAACAACGTTCTGGAGCACTCCATTGTTCAAACGCGGACTCCTCACAGCACTGATTCTCGCCTCCATCCTGCTAGCGCCTGGCGGCAAGGGAAGGCTTCTCGCCGCTCGGATTGTAACCATCTACCCCGATACGCTCGAAACCCCTCTGAAGCGTCACGCCATGACCCCCTACATGCGACCCGCCAGAAAAAGCGTGGGCCTGGCGCTTTCGGGCGGAGGTGCAAACGGCATGGCCCAGATCGGCATACTCAAGGCGTTCGAGGAAGAGGGCGTTCCCGTCGATGCCATCGTCGGCACCAGTATCGGAGCGGTCGTCGGCGGCCTCTACAGCGCCGGCTACAATGCGGCTGACCTGGAACAGATCGCCCTTGGACTGGAATGGAAGGAACTGCTTTCACTCGACAACGACGTACCGAGGACGAACACCTTTCTCGAACAGCAGAAAATCAGGGACAGGGCAACGCTCGCCATCCGTTTCGAGGACTTCAAACTCGTCATTCCGAAATCGCTCAGCTCGGCCCAGAAGTTGACAAGGGCTATCGACCTCCTGACGATAAACGCCCCGTACCACCCCGCCGGACCGTTCAGCACCCTTCCGGTGGCGTTCAAGGCGGTCACCACGGACCTGGTTTCAGGGAAGCGCATCACCCTTTCCGAGGGGGAACTTTCCGAGGCGATGCGTGCAAGCAGCACGATCCCGATCATTTTCGAACCGATAGCGGTCGACAGCTTCAAGCTCGCAGACGGCGGTCTTGTCGCGAACCTGGCCGTCGATGAACTCGAAAAGGCTTCGCTCGACTACAAAATCGGCATCGACACCAGAGGCAGCATGTACACCCTGGCAAAGGACATCGACGTTCCCTGGCAGGCGGCGGATCAGGCAATGACCATCCTCATCGAACTCCAGTACCCCGAACAACTGAAAAAAGCCGACCTGGTGATCGCCCCCGATGTCGGCAACAATCCCGCGATCGACTTTTCAAGGCTTCCCGAGCTTATTGACGCAGGCTACCGGAGCGGCAAGGCGCTGGCGGCAAAAATCAGAAAGGATATTTCAATCAAACCGGTCAGGCGTAGCGACATCGGCTCTTTCAGGAAATCACTGAGAGTCAGCGGAACGGGCGAAGCGAAACTCCGGGATGTCAACGCTGCCGGAGAGATCGTCAGAAACGCCCGTTATGCTGAAGAGGCGCTGCGGGAGCTGCTTGAAACCGACCGTTTCGCGAGAGTGTACGCGACTCTCGATTACCGCTCGAAAGAGGCTGTCTTTTTCTGCCAGACACCGCCGGTCTTCAGCAAGGTTCGGTTATCGAGCCCATCCGCCGCCATCCGCCGCGAGAAGCTCGATGCCTGTTTCGCGCCCCTCGGCGAACGGACGTACTTGAACAGCGAAGGCACGCGGGCGCTTGAAAATCTTCTAAAGCTGTTCCGCGAAGAGGGCTATCCTCTCGTAGACATCGAACGCGTCAAGGTAGTCGACGGAACCCTCATCGTGGAAATGAACGAGGGAACGGTCTCGAACCTGACCATATCCCAGGATAAAAACATGACCGGACGCACGCCGGTCATGCGCGAACTCGCCTTCGACACCACAAAAGCCCTGCGCCTGCAAGACGTGGAGAAGTCCGTCGACAACCTGTTCGGCACCGGCGCGTTCAACCGGGTATCGATCGGCGTCACCCAGGACAGCAAGGCTGAAGAGGGGAAAAAACCGCTCAGGATCAAGCTGAGTGAAAAACCTTCGAACGTCCTGAGACTGGGACTGCGCTATGACGAAACGTACAACGCTCAGGCGCTGTTGGACTTCCGCAACGAAAACCTGAACGGAACGGCGAATTCCGTCGGCGGCTGGACGAAAATCGGTGAAAAGAACAACCGGGCAACCCTCGAGTTCAACATGCCTCGTATCGGCAGCACCAACCTGACATTCACCACGAAGTTCTTCTATGACCAGCGGGTGCTCGATATCCGCGAACCCTCTTTTTCGAAAGAGTTTTTCTTTTCCGACCCGGAAGCGACGAGGACCTTCGGCATCCAGCGCTACGGGCTCAACACATCGTTCGGCGCCCGTATTGGAAAAAACAGCCAGTTGCTGCTCGATCTCGGACTGGAAAACGCACAGACGTTCGAGGACGGCGACGGGATTTTCGAAACAGAGGACGTCGATATCTCGTCGGTCGCGGCGCAATTCACGCTCGACACCCGCAACAGCTCTTTTCTTCCGACCGAAGGCAGATACTCCAGCGTTCGTTATGTGATCGTACCGGAACTGCTCAACGACAAAACCTTCTGGAAGTTTCACCTTTCCCATGAAGAAAACATTCCGTTCCGGGCTAACGCCTCAGGCCAGTTGAGCCTTTCCCTGGGCCTCGGCGGCGAGGGGCTGCCTTTTTCGGAGATGTTCTTCATCGGCGGGGCAGGCAGCCCCTACAGTCAGCGTTTCATCGGCCTGAAGGAAAACGATCGCATCGGCCCCAACATGGCCATGGCTGGCGCCAGCGTCCGCTACAGCCCGCCCTTCGACATAATCTTCCCGTCCTCCTTCCTTCTCTACTACAACGCGGGAAACGTCTGGAACCGGCGCGAGGAAATGTCGTTCGACGACCTCGTTCACGGCATCGGCGCGGGAATAACCTGGAAAACGCCTCTCGGCCCCGCCAGGTTCACGGCAGGCAAGGCCTTTACGTTCAATGAACAGTTGGCGGACGAAAACGAAACCAGCCTGAGATTCGCCGAAACGGTATTCTATTTCAGTCTCGGGCACGAGTTCTGA
- the surE gene encoding 5'/3'-nucleotidase SurE, translating into MNSSKKPHILVCNDDGIDAEGLHVLAASMKKLGDVTVVAPADPHSGMSHAMTLGVPLRIRKFFRNNRFFGHTVSGTPVDCIKVALSHILPEKPDVIVSGVNYGSNTATNTLYSGTVAAALEGVIQHIPSLAFSLTTYENADFTYAGKFARKLTRKVLREGLPDDTILSVNIPNVPESDIMGVAVTAQGRSRWAEDTIERDDMYGNPYYWLSGRLQLMDDDMRYDEYAVRRNFVAVTPISVDMTNHAERQRIGSWKLKK; encoded by the coding sequence ATGAATTCAAGTAAGAAGCCGCATATTCTCGTCTGCAACGACGACGGCATCGACGCCGAAGGTCTGCATGTTCTTGCCGCATCGATGAAAAAGCTCGGCGACGTCACGGTGGTCGCCCCCGCCGACCCGCACAGCGGCATGAGCCATGCGATGACGCTTGGCGTGCCGCTCAGAATCAGGAAATTCTTCAGGAACAACCGGTTTTTCGGCCATACGGTCTCCGGTACGCCCGTGGACTGCATCAAGGTTGCCCTGAGCCATATTCTTCCCGAGAAACCCGACGTCATCGTCAGCGGCGTCAACTACGGAAGCAACACCGCGACGAACACGCTCTACTCGGGCACGGTAGCCGCGGCGCTCGAAGGAGTGATACAGCACATTCCCTCCCTTGCGTTTTCGCTCACAACCTATGAAAACGCCGATTTCACCTACGCCGGAAAGTTCGCCCGCAAGCTGACCCGCAAAGTGCTCAGGGAAGGCCTCCCAGACGATACGATACTGTCGGTCAACATTCCGAACGTCCCGGAATCGGACATCATGGGCGTCGCCGTTACAGCGCAGGGCAGATCCCGCTGGGCGGAGGACACCATCGAACGCGACGACATGTACGGAAATCCCTACTACTGGCTCAGTGGCCGGCTGCAGCTCATGGATGACGACATGCGTTACGACGAATATGCCGTCCGGCGGAATTTCGTCGCCGTCACCCCGATATCGGTCGACATGACCAACCATGCCGAACGGCAGCGCATCGGGTCATGGAAACTCAAAAAGTAA
- the bshC gene encoding bacillithiol biosynthesis cysteine-adding enzyme BshC, with the protein MNTFLIDYHEIKTPRKGFSGLFNDYTGDSERRESLAERFFHFDYRKENDYYRHLNTLSTRRFRRNELAEILVRQNRQFGTGEQQLASIEKIRSARCMLVVTGQQPGLFTGPLYTVYKALTAVTVAERYKDMFPEYDFLPLFWIEGEDHDFEESANTMIFDRGAIRRFVLEPWRKLPEQMVNRTAMGPGIVDIVGDFASTLQESEHRESIVSMLAEAYHPESTLELAFARTMAYLFRNYPLVFLSPGDPEFKKLGREVLHRELETSPSTSHAVIAQSSALESMGYQVQAKPRAVNLFYLNQLDQRMKIEQPSSEAFVIVPENRSYSRHQILELCDDHPERFGPNVVLRPVLQDHVLPVFASVAGPGEISYLAQLRKVYEQFGLRMPFIIPRGSFTLVEPAIRRIMDKVLQKTGRLAFSRKQIYHAAFNDLSILMKNAVTGAENHDFDALFEQTETKIREQLAALAPSLVKLDPTLEQVLAGSSQQISRVIAGIREKTNRAGRRKHNELLAQMEKTSAGLFPENLPQERVINCFYYLNKYGENLIDTLAAMLRAHATESHIILEL; encoded by the coding sequence GTGAACACCTTCCTGATCGATTACCACGAAATAAAGACGCCCAGAAAAGGCTTTTCCGGTCTTTTCAACGACTACACCGGCGACAGCGAACGCAGGGAGTCACTGGCTGAACGGTTTTTCCATTTCGACTACCGCAAGGAAAACGATTATTACCGGCATCTGAACACACTCTCCACCAGGCGGTTCAGAAGAAACGAACTTGCCGAGATCCTCGTTCGACAGAACAGGCAGTTCGGCACAGGTGAACAGCAGCTCGCATCGATCGAAAAAATCCGTTCCGCCCGCTGCATGCTGGTGGTCACCGGGCAACAGCCGGGACTCTTCACCGGCCCGCTCTATACGGTCTACAAAGCCCTGACGGCCGTAACGGTCGCGGAACGCTACAAGGACATGTTTCCAGAATACGACTTTCTGCCTCTTTTCTGGATCGAGGGCGAAGACCATGACTTCGAGGAATCGGCGAACACCATGATTTTCGACAGGGGCGCAATCCGCCGATTCGTCCTCGAACCCTGGCGAAAGCTTCCCGAACAGATGGTCAACCGGACCGCCATGGGACCCGGTATCGTCGACATCGTCGGTGACTTCGCCTCAACCCTGCAGGAAAGCGAACACAGGGAGAGCATCGTATCCATGCTTGCTGAAGCCTACCACCCGGAAAGCACGCTCGAACTGGCCTTCGCCCGAACCATGGCATACCTGTTCAGAAACTATCCGCTGGTTTTTCTTTCGCCCGGCGACCCCGAATTCAAGAAACTCGGCAGGGAGGTCCTCCATCGCGAACTCGAAACCAGCCCGTCGACATCCCACGCGGTCATAGCCCAGAGCTCGGCTCTCGAAAGCATGGGCTATCAGGTCCAGGCAAAACCGAGAGCGGTAAACCTTTTCTATCTCAACCAGCTCGACCAGCGGATGAAAATAGAGCAGCCGTCGTCCGAGGCTTTCGTCATCGTGCCGGAGAACCGGAGCTATTCGAGGCACCAGATACTCGAACTGTGCGACGACCACCCGGAAAGGTTCGGTCCGAACGTCGTACTCAGACCCGTCCTCCAGGATCATGTCCTTCCGGTTTTCGCATCAGTCGCCGGTCCCGGCGAAATCAGCTATCTCGCCCAGCTCCGCAAGGTCTACGAACAGTTCGGGCTCCGGATGCCCTTTATCATCCCCAGGGGAAGCTTCACGCTGGTCGAGCCGGCCATCAGAAGAATCATGGACAAGGTGCTGCAGAAAACCGGCAGGCTCGCTTTTTCGAGGAAACAGATCTACCACGCCGCATTCAATGATCTTTCGATACTCATGAAGAACGCCGTCACGGGTGCTGAAAACCACGATTTCGACGCCCTGTTCGAACAGACGGAAACAAAAATCCGCGAACAGCTCGCAGCCTTGGCGCCCTCTCTTGTAAAGCTCGACCCGACCCTCGAACAGGTCCTCGCAGGCTCCTCGCAGCAGATCTCGCGAGTCATCGCGGGAATAAGGGAAAAAACGAACCGCGCAGGTCGCCGGAAGCATAACGAGTTGCTCGCCCAGATGGAGAAAACCTCCGCCGGCCTTTTCCCTGAAAACCTTCCCCAGGAACGGGTCATCAACTGCTTCTATTACCTGAACAAGTACGGGGAGAACCTCATCGATACGCTCGCGGCGATGCTCAGGGCGCACGCCACGGAGTCGCATATCATCCTGGAACTCTGA
- a CDS encoding protein-disulfide reductase DsbD family protein, whose product MMSERTFTAKTFAGLLLAVLTVFSPLFASTQGENSPVSAEIYTVDNSSAEGLLVAVRMTIAPGWHVYWKNPGEAGMPVEIRWELPDGYQALPLEYPAPERFESGGLAGFGYSGEVVLFSRIVPVGGKEDRSFSEDRFPLKAELSWLSCGEVCIPGSASLNLDASPAGKERLSLAGKFRKRVPERLDGADLAVARASVISEGGMRSLELVFSGPEAAEIRAFYPLFPEKGLDLNAIAAGPASVVLQLKDDAAPERVEGVLETTRSVYLVDASLRQGGRRDPPGALASLPVMLGLAFVGGVLLNIMPCVLPVLGLKVFSLVGSDRQGDSRKTGRYLSLVFAAGVLLSFWVLAAFVWVLQGMGEQVGWGFQFQSPVFLMFIAVVVFAFGMNLFGLYEFNAPVVSGKIGRVASHRDALGAFVSGVLATTLATPCTAPFLGTALGFAFSQPPLVIFLFFTVIALGMAAPYVLLAWHPAWLKFLPKPGHWMYLFKQFMGFILVAVVIWLASILGAQGGSPAVSRLLGLLFAVAFVLWAVGAMTARNASLGRRLAVWGVALLLLVALFVRMSSGLTVRGELSAGQARQNTKVLADGSGLVWHDFSPALLDSLREEGRTVFLDFTADWCITCKVLEASVLRNGDVVAALRDDGVVAVRADWTTKNDSVTALLRKFGRSGVPLLVIIPRGDIDKAIVLPEVVTVDMLLAALRDARE is encoded by the coding sequence ATGATGTCCGAGCGCACCTTTACCGCCAAGACTTTCGCAGGCTTGCTGCTTGCCGTTCTGACAGTGTTTTCTCCTCTTTTCGCCTCGACGCAGGGGGAAAACTCGCCGGTGTCAGCGGAGATATACACGGTTGACAACTCTTCCGCAGAAGGTCTGCTTGTCGCGGTGCGCATGACGATCGCGCCGGGTTGGCATGTTTACTGGAAGAATCCCGGTGAGGCAGGAATGCCCGTCGAAATCCGTTGGGAGCTTCCCGACGGCTACCAGGCGCTTCCACTCGAATATCCGGCGCCTGAACGCTTCGAATCGGGCGGTCTCGCGGGTTTCGGATACAGCGGCGAGGTCGTGCTGTTCTCGCGGATCGTTCCTGTCGGCGGAAAGGAAGACCGTTCATTTTCCGAAGACCGTTTTCCATTGAAAGCCGAGCTTTCGTGGCTCTCCTGTGGGGAGGTCTGCATACCGGGATCGGCGTCCCTGAATCTCGATGCGTCGCCGGCCGGAAAGGAGCGACTGTCCCTTGCCGGGAAGTTTCGGAAAAGAGTGCCGGAAAGACTCGACGGGGCCGATCTCGCCGTGGCGCGTGCATCGGTGATTTCCGAAGGAGGAATGCGTTCGCTTGAACTCGTCTTTTCCGGCCCGGAGGCTGCTGAGATCAGGGCGTTTTACCCGCTTTTTCCGGAAAAAGGGCTCGATCTGAATGCTATCGCGGCAGGTCCGGCATCGGTTGTCCTTCAGCTGAAGGATGACGCCGCTCCTGAACGGGTCGAGGGCGTTCTGGAGACCACCCGTTCGGTTTACCTCGTCGACGCGTCCCTCCGCCAGGGAGGGAGGAGGGACCCGCCCGGCGCCCTGGCTTCGCTGCCTGTCATGCTCGGCCTCGCTTTCGTGGGGGGCGTGCTGCTCAACATCATGCCTTGCGTGCTGCCTGTGCTCGGCCTTAAGGTTTTCAGTCTCGTCGGCTCTGACCGTCAGGGAGACAGCCGGAAAACAGGGCGTTACCTGAGCCTGGTATTCGCGGCGGGCGTGCTGCTTTCTTTCTGGGTTCTTGCAGCGTTTGTCTGGGTGCTTCAGGGAATGGGGGAGCAGGTCGGCTGGGGGTTTCAGTTTCAGTCGCCGGTGTTTCTCATGTTCATCGCCGTCGTCGTTTTCGCTTTCGGCATGAACCTGTTCGGCCTTTACGAGTTCAACGCACCCGTCGTTTCGGGAAAAATCGGCAGGGTGGCTTCCCATCGCGACGCGCTCGGGGCGTTCGTCAGCGGCGTACTTGCAACGACGCTCGCGACGCCGTGCACGGCGCCGTTTCTCGGAACGGCTCTCGGGTTTGCGTTTTCACAGCCGCCGTTGGTCATTTTCCTTTTCTTCACGGTGATAGCTCTCGGCATGGCCGCCCCTTACGTTCTGCTTGCCTGGCATCCGGCCTGGCTCAAGTTTCTTCCGAAACCCGGTCACTGGATGTATCTTTTCAAGCAGTTTATGGGCTTCATTCTTGTCGCCGTCGTTATCTGGCTCGCATCCATTCTCGGCGCGCAGGGGGGCAGTCCGGCGGTGTCGAGACTGCTCGGGCTCCTTTTTGCAGTCGCGTTTGTGCTCTGGGCCGTCGGGGCGATGACGGCCCGGAACGCGTCGCTCGGCAGGCGGCTCGCTGTCTGGGGCGTCGCTCTTTTGCTGCTCGTGGCTCTTTTCGTCAGGATGTCCTCGGGGTTGACCGTTCGCGGCGAGCTGTCCGCTGGTCAAGCCCGGCAGAACACCAAGGTGCTTGCCGACGGCAGCGGCTTGGTCTGGCACGATTTTTCTCCCGCTCTTCTCGATTCGCTCCGAGAGGAAGGGCGAACGGTTTTTCTTGATTTTACCGCGGACTGGTGCATCACCTGCAAGGTCCTGGAAGCGAGCGTGCTGCGTAACGGCGATGTCGTGGCCGCCCTGCGGGACGACGGGGTCGTGGCGGTTCGCGCGGACTGGACCACGAAGAACGACTCGGTTACGGCGCTCTTGCGGAAATTCGGCAGATCCGGAGTTCCTCTTCTTGTCATCATTCCAAGGGGAGACATCGACAAGGCGATTGTGCTTCCCGAAGTCGTGACGGTCGATATGCTTCTTGCCGCCCTGCGGGACGCAAGGGAATGA
- the ccsA gene encoding cytochrome c biogenesis protein CcsA, with product MTWVEFPYAALGAMACWAGGSVLSVMQGRNGSLKAPGLLLMLSGTAVITGFLVLFWAGIDRPPLRTLGETRLWYAVLIPLVGFLVEYRWKIGWLKYYCVVLASFFLAINLLYPDVYDKSLMPALQSGWFIPHVVVYLVGYVLLAASSAAAWHNIFRKKGGDRQNVHSLSHHLAVLGFVFLSFGLVFGALWAKEAWGHYWTWDPKETWALISWLGYLGYLHLYSMNVEKQRLQWYLALAFLVLLVCWFGVNYLPSAANSVHSYQSS from the coding sequence ATGACATGGGTTGAGTTTCCATATGCCGCGCTCGGCGCCATGGCCTGCTGGGCCGGTGGGAGCGTGCTTTCCGTCATGCAGGGAAGGAACGGTTCCCTGAAAGCGCCGGGGTTGCTGCTCATGCTCTCCGGAACGGCCGTCATTACCGGCTTTCTGGTTCTTTTCTGGGCGGGTATAGACAGACCGCCGTTGAGAACTCTCGGAGAGACACGATTGTGGTACGCCGTACTGATTCCTCTTGTCGGATTTCTGGTCGAATATCGCTGGAAAATCGGCTGGTTGAAATACTATTGCGTGGTGCTCGCCTCGTTCTTTCTCGCCATCAACCTGCTCTATCCGGATGTCTACGACAAGAGTCTCATGCCCGCCCTGCAGAGCGGCTGGTTCATTCCTCACGTGGTGGTCTATCTCGTGGGTTACGTGCTTTTGGCGGCATCGTCCGCCGCAGCCTGGCACAATATATTCAGAAAAAAGGGAGGCGATCGGCAAAACGTTCACTCCCTGAGTCACCATCTCGCGGTTCTCGGGTTCGTTTTCCTCTCTTTCGGACTGGTGTTCGGGGCGCTCTGGGCCAAGGAGGCATGGGGCCATTACTGGACCTGGGACCCCAAGGAAACCTGGGCGCTGATTTCCTGGCTGGGCTATCTCGGTTATCTGCATCTGTATTCAATGAACGTCGAGAAGCAGCGCCTGCAGTGGTACCTCGCGCTGGCGTTCCTCGTGCTGCTGGTCTGCTGGTTCGGTGTGAACTACCTGCCTTCGGCCGCAAACAGCGTTCATAGTTACCAGTCTTCGTAA
- a CDS encoding cytochrome c biogenesis protein ResB, translated as MSAHGVRGTAVSGSFRESVLFSVLIVFAGLVIEATTGGRGISLPQWPGNGIALALFFAGIVGTALSFREKRFVAWLGGIPLGISLIMALALLSFIGGVLPQEEGSGPLWARMMRLNGMFSSWPFALTVIFFLVNLGLSLVWKTVPFRFANLQFILFHAGFWIALSCGLVGAADLQRVIIPLYEGRSTSRGYDTVSKSTLDLPFSLHLEDFEMKQYSPQLALYDPGRDRLVPDDLQHVQDIAEGFGISWDTLSVRVERFLPHAMLDGAGEPVAADSAAGVPYVRVSGTSGRQSFSGWISTGSPFEAPAFISVGERLIVLVPGSPKKYRSSVIVRRGAESEGTPAVLEVNRPVDVMGWKLYQMGYDEKAGRWSTLSLVEGVRDPWLPFVYIGFFMILAGNALFFWKGMKKTRVL; from the coding sequence ATGAGCGCACATGGAGTAAGGGGAACCGCCGTTTCGGGGTCGTTCAGAGAAAGTGTTCTTTTTTCGGTCCTGATCGTGTTTGCTGGCCTGGTGATCGAAGCGACGACAGGCGGGCGAGGGATCTCGCTGCCGCAATGGCCCGGCAACGGTATCGCGCTCGCTCTCTTCTTTGCAGGTATCGTCGGTACCGCCCTGTCGTTCAGGGAGAAGCGCTTTGTGGCCTGGCTCGGCGGGATTCCTTTGGGCATCAGCCTGATCATGGCCCTCGCGCTGCTTTCCTTCATAGGCGGAGTTCTGCCGCAGGAAGAGGGAAGCGGTCCATTATGGGCAAGGATGATGAGACTGAACGGTATGTTCTCAAGCTGGCCGTTTGCCCTGACCGTCATCTTTTTCCTGGTCAATCTCGGTCTTTCCCTTGTCTGGAAAACCGTGCCTTTCCGGTTCGCCAACCTGCAATTCATCCTGTTTCATGCCGGTTTCTGGATAGCGCTTTCCTGCGGGCTCGTGGGGGCCGCCGATCTTCAGCGGGTTATCATTCCGCTCTACGAGGGCCGTTCGACTTCACGAGGTTACGATACCGTTTCGAAATCGACGCTCGATCTTCCGTTCAGCCTTCATCTCGAGGATTTCGAGATGAAGCAGTATTCGCCCCAGCTCGCTCTTTACGACCCGGGGCGCGACCGGCTTGTGCCCGATGATCTCCAGCACGTGCAGGATATCGCCGAGGGGTTCGGTATTTCCTGGGATACCCTTTCGGTTCGCGTGGAGCGTTTTCTGCCGCATGCGATGCTTGACGGCGCCGGAGAACCGGTTGCCGCGGACTCGGCGGCGGGAGTTCCGTACGTCAGGGTTTCCGGCACATCGGGTCGGCAGTCATTCAGCGGCTGGATCAGTACAGGGAGCCCCTTCGAGGCGCCCGCATTCATTTCCGTCGGGGAACGGCTGATCGTGCTTGTTCCCGGTTCGCCGAAAAAATACCGGTCCAGCGTGATCGTCAGGAGAGGCGCGGAGAGCGAGGGGACCCCGGCCGTTCTCGAGGTCAATCGTCCCGTCGATGTCATGGGATGGAAACTCTACCAGATGGGCTATGACGAAAAGGCCGGCAGATGGTCCACGCTCAGCCTTGTCGAAGGGGTTCGCGATCCCTGGCTTCCTTTCGTCTATATCGGTTTTTTCATGATTCTCGCAGGTAACGCCCTGTTTTTCTGGAAAGGGATGAAAAAAACAAGGGTGCTGTAG
- a CDS encoding transcriptional regulator, which produces MIFPCEKAVWYNLPQIRADLAAGLVKTGMTQSSAAKKLGVTPAAVSQYLNKKRGRQAIKSREYLEQIDIAVQKICNGAGSGEIRLIVCSCCQILTSEAEGDEAGVCGTGDKTERSGA; this is translated from the coding sequence GTGATTTTTCCATGTGAAAAGGCTGTCTGGTACAATCTGCCGCAGATAAGGGCCGACCTTGCGGCCGGTCTGGTAAAAACCGGAATGACGCAATCAAGCGCGGCGAAAAAACTCGGTGTGACTCCGGCCGCGGTTTCGCAGTACCTCAACAAAAAACGGGGCCGTCAGGCGATCAAGAGCCGTGAATATCTCGAGCAGATCGACATTGCAGTGCAAAAGATCTGTAACGGAGCTGGTTCGGGGGAAATACGGCTGATTGTCTGCAGTTGCTGCCAGATACTGACATCGGAAGCCGAGGGCGATGAGGCCGGCGTGTGCGGCACGGGAGATAAAACGGAGCGTTCCGGAGCATGA